A region of Flavobacterium album DNA encodes the following proteins:
- a CDS encoding peptidylprolyl isomerase translates to MRFINSRFALLAIFAFLGMFATSAQEIIKETAKDTVKPALPQGRVKVDGVIAVVGDFVVLESDIDLMYREMQAQGMPVKDIPRGELLGKLMEDKLYAHHAIQDSIIVTDADVNETMNRQIDYFVEQIGSEDKMVKYFKKKNIETFRAELFEMIKNQKLTEQMQKKIMEDVEITPEEVRQYFAQFKKEDLPEFGAEMEVAQIVIKPEVTQAEKQVVIDRLRQIKKEVMDGSSFYSKAVLYSEDPGSRSSGGFIKMNRKSPLVKEFKDAAFSTDEGQISEPFETEYGFHIIYVEKIRGQDLDVRHILISPKVTPEAIQKAKEKIEKIRQRIVSGEILFADAARSESEDKETRNSGGLLMNPRTLETRFELTKLPPEIYSDVVDLKDGEVSRPILSESQRGEKSYKLFTVTNRYDQHIADYAKDYTKIKDLALKEKQKKAIGKWSEQKIKSTYIKISPEYQDFPFVNHWVKK, encoded by the coding sequence ATGAGATTTATAAATAGCAGGTTTGCTTTACTGGCCATTTTTGCCTTTTTGGGTATGTTTGCCACCTCTGCGCAGGAGATAATAAAGGAAACTGCAAAGGATACCGTAAAGCCTGCACTTCCGCAGGGCAGGGTTAAAGTGGACGGTGTGATAGCTGTTGTGGGTGACTTTGTGGTGCTGGAGTCGGATATCGACCTTATGTACCGAGAGATGCAGGCACAGGGTATGCCGGTAAAAGACATCCCGCGCGGAGAACTGCTGGGTAAGCTGATGGAAGACAAATTGTATGCCCACCATGCCATACAGGACAGTATCATTGTTACCGATGCCGATGTGAATGAAACCATGAACAGGCAGATCGACTATTTTGTAGAGCAGATTGGCTCAGAAGACAAAATGGTAAAGTACTTTAAAAAGAAGAATATCGAGACATTCAGGGCAGAGCTTTTTGAGATGATCAAAAACCAGAAACTGACCGAGCAGATGCAAAAGAAAATCATGGAAGACGTAGAAATAACGCCTGAAGAAGTGAGGCAGTATTTCGCGCAGTTTAAAAAAGAAGACCTGCCGGAATTTGGCGCCGAGATGGAAGTGGCCCAGATCGTTATAAAACCCGAGGTCACGCAGGCCGAGAAACAGGTGGTGATCGACCGGCTCCGGCAGATAAAGAAGGAGGTGATGGACGGCTCCAGTTTTTATAGTAAGGCGGTGCTCTATTCGGAAGACCCCGGTTCGCGATCAAGCGGGGGCTTTATAAAAATGAACCGGAAATCGCCGTTGGTAAAAGAATTTAAGGATGCGGCATTCAGTACCGATGAGGGGCAGATATCGGAGCCTTTTGAGACCGAATACGGCTTCCACATCATTTATGTGGAAAAGATACGCGGCCAGGACCTGGACGTACGCCACATCCTGATCTCTCCGAAAGTAACGCCTGAAGCGATACAGAAAGCGAAAGAAAAAATAGAGAAGATCAGGCAGCGAATTGTAAGCGGCGAAATATTATTTGCCGATGCGGCACGCTCGGAGTCGGAAGATAAGGAAACGCGCAACAGCGGCGGATTGCTGATGAACCCAAGGACACTGGAAACCCGTTTTGAGCTTACCAAGCTTCCGCCTGAAATTTACAGCGACGTGGTAGACCTGAAAGACGGGGAGGTATCAAGGCCTATCCTGTCAGAAAGCCAGAGAGGTGAAAAGAGCTACAAACTGTTTACGGTTACCAACCGCTACGACCAGCACATCGCCGACTATGCCAAGGATTATACAAAGATCAAAGACCTTGCGCTAAAAGAGAAGCAGAAAAAAGCGATAGGCAAATGGAGTGAGCAGAAAATTAAAAGTACCTATATAAAGATAAGCCCGGAATACCAGGATTTCCCTTTTGTGAACCACTGGGTAAAAAAATAA
- a CDS encoding peptidylprolyl isomerase: protein MKLKHVLAGLLFTAIAITGCKSSKGTSPETKKEVLFTVDNKPYYTDEFIRVYNKNLDLVKDDSQKDLDNYLDLFIGYKLKVNKANKLGLQEGKKYQGELKTYRTQLSKNYLTDTKVTKALIDEAYQRSQKEISASHILFLVDENALPADTLKAYNKAIDVRKKALAGEDFGKLAAQYSEDPSAKENNGDLGYFSVFRMVYPFETGAYKTPKGQISMPVRTRYGYHIIKVNDVRNNRGDITVAHIMIMKPKKENAEEAAKAKSTINEIYQKLKQGEDFAALAKQFSQDKSNASNGGQLNRFSSGELSSTEFEDHAFALQKPGDISEPFQSQFGWHIVKLIEKHQVKTLEEVQPDFENRIRRDDRSKLITASLTEKLKKKYTVKKDNAGYEFAVKALTDSIYSGGWHLPANIEDYKAKTVLVINNDKKVDAKTFLDFVNNQQRANQTAKPLSRLASVLFDQFKDEQLNTYYNDNLEKEFPEFSVVMEEYRDGLLLFDLMEKEIWEKAKNDTIGLQKFYDMNKANYQWKARVDADVFSSTDEKMVKQAKDYLAKGKDAAFIKEKLNVDKKVNIIEKSGTFEQDSDALPKQAVWKTGLSDIIKEGNYYYVVKTNKLLPAGPKTLEEAKGRVINDYQQHLESNWVSELKKEFTIKVNQDTFDKVKKELNQK, encoded by the coding sequence ATGAAATTAAAACATGTTCTTGCAGGCCTTTTATTCACGGCCATAGCTATTACAGGATGCAAATCTTCAAAAGGAACTTCGCCGGAAACTAAGAAAGAAGTCCTTTTTACAGTGGACAACAAACCGTACTATACTGACGAATTCATCAGGGTTTACAACAAAAACCTCGACCTTGTAAAAGATGATTCGCAAAAAGACCTTGACAATTACCTCGACCTTTTTATAGGCTACAAGCTAAAAGTGAACAAAGCTAACAAGCTTGGGCTGCAAGAAGGCAAAAAATACCAGGGCGAGCTGAAAACCTACCGCACACAGCTTTCTAAAAATTACCTTACCGATACCAAAGTTACAAAAGCCCTTATCGACGAGGCCTACCAACGTTCGCAAAAAGAGATAAGCGCCTCGCACATATTGTTCCTTGTGGATGAGAATGCACTGCCTGCCGATACGCTTAAAGCCTACAACAAGGCGATCGACGTTCGTAAAAAAGCATTGGCAGGAGAAGATTTTGGTAAGCTTGCCGCACAGTATTCGGAAGACCCTTCGGCAAAAGAAAACAATGGCGACCTTGGTTACTTCAGCGTTTTCAGGATGGTGTACCCATTTGAGACCGGCGCTTACAAGACACCGAAAGGCCAGATATCGATGCCGGTAAGGACGCGTTACGGCTACCACATTATAAAAGTGAATGATGTAAGGAACAACAGGGGCGATATTACTGTGGCGCACATTATGATCATGAAGCCGAAAAAAGAAAATGCCGAAGAAGCTGCCAAAGCGAAATCGACCATCAACGAAATTTACCAGAAACTGAAGCAGGGCGAAGATTTTGCAGCACTGGCAAAACAATTCTCACAGGATAAATCCAACGCATCGAATGGAGGACAGCTCAACAGGTTCAGCTCAGGCGAGCTTAGCTCAACAGAGTTTGAAGACCACGCTTTTGCACTGCAAAAACCCGGCGATATATCAGAACCGTTCCAGTCGCAATTTGGCTGGCACATCGTGAAACTGATCGAAAAGCACCAGGTTAAAACACTTGAGGAAGTGCAGCCTGATTTTGAGAACAGGATACGAAGGGACGACCGCTCTAAGCTGATTACCGCTTCACTTACCGAAAAACTTAAGAAAAAATATACCGTTAAGAAAGACAATGCAGGATATGAGTTTGCTGTAAAGGCGCTTACCGATAGTATTTATTCAGGCGGATGGCACCTTCCGGCCAACATCGAGGATTATAAGGCCAAAACGGTTCTTGTTATTAACAATGACAAAAAAGTGGATGCAAAAACCTTCCTTGATTTTGTAAATAACCAGCAGAGGGCAAACCAGACTGCTAAGCCGCTTTCTAGGCTTGCATCGGTGTTGTTCGACCAGTTTAAAGATGAGCAGCTTAATACGTATTATAACGACAACCTGGAGAAAGAGTTCCCTGAATTCTCTGTGGTTATGGAAGAATACCGCGACGGGCTGCTGCTTTTCGACCTGATGGAAAAAGAAATTTGGGAGAAAGCTAAAAATGACACTATAGGATTGCAGAAATTCTATGATATGAACAAAGCCAACTACCAGTGGAAAGCAAGGGTAGATGCCGATGTGTTCTCGTCGACCGATGAAAAGATGGTAAAGCAGGCTAAGGATTATCTGGCAAAAGGGAAAGATGCTGCTTTCATAAAAGAAAAGCTTAACGTGGACAAAAAAGTGAACATTATCGAGAAATCGGGCACTTTCGAGCAGGACAGCGATGCATTGCCAAAACAGGCAGTGTGGAAAACAGGCCTGTCGGATATTATTAAGGAAGGCAACTACTATTATGTGGTAAAAACCAATAAGCTGCTTCCTGCCGGGCCTAAAACGCTTGAAGAAGCGAAAGGCCGTGTAATAAATGATTACCAGCAGCACCTTGAAAGCAACTGGGTAAGCGAGCTGAAAAAGGAATTCACTATTAAGGTGAACCAGGACACATTTGACAAAGTAAAGAAAGAACTTAACCAAAAGTAA
- a CDS encoding AAA family ATPase, with amino-acid sequence MSDVAAIQNLVTRQKELKQEIAKIIVGQDEVVSQIVLSIFAGGHALLVGVPGLAKTLMVNTISQALGLDFKRIQFTPDLMPSDILGSEILDENRQFKFIRGPIFSNIILADEINRTPPKTQAALLEAMQEKAVTIAGHHHKLSLPYFVLATQNPIEQEGTYPLPEAQLDRFMFAIKLDYPTFAEEVQVVKSTTNDGNVKISPLFTAQEILDFQHLIRRIPVADNVIEYAVTLVGRTRPGNPLANDYVNNYLDWGAGPRASQNLILAAKTHAALNGKYSPDIEDVQAVATGILRHRIIKNYKADAEGITEEMIIKKLF; translated from the coding sequence ATGTCAGACGTAGCAGCTATACAGAATTTAGTCACCAGGCAAAAAGAGTTAAAACAGGAGATCGCAAAAATTATTGTTGGGCAGGATGAGGTAGTAAGCCAGATCGTTCTGAGCATCTTTGCAGGCGGCCATGCACTGCTTGTAGGAGTGCCCGGGCTAGCCAAAACACTTATGGTAAATACCATATCCCAGGCTTTGGGGCTTGATTTTAAGCGTATCCAATTTACGCCCGACCTTATGCCGAGTGATATACTGGGTAGCGAGATACTGGATGAGAACAGGCAGTTCAAATTCATACGCGGGCCGATATTCTCGAACATCATCCTGGCAGACGAGATCAATCGTACGCCGCCTAAGACACAGGCTGCGCTGCTTGAGGCGATGCAGGAAAAAGCGGTTACCATTGCCGGGCACCACCACAAATTGTCTTTACCGTATTTTGTACTTGCCACCCAAAACCCGATAGAGCAGGAGGGAACCTACCCGCTTCCGGAAGCGCAGCTCGACCGTTTTATGTTTGCCATAAAGCTGGACTACCCGACTTTTGCGGAAGAAGTACAGGTAGTGAAAAGCACAACTAATGACGGCAATGTAAAAATAAGCCCACTCTTCACAGCGCAGGAGATATTGGATTTCCAGCACCTTATACGCAGGATACCTGTTGCTGATAACGTTATTGAATATGCCGTAACTTTGGTAGGCAGGACCAGGCCGGGCAACCCGCTGGCGAATGATTATGTGAACAATTACCTCGACTGGGGTGCGGGGCCAAGGGCATCGCAGAACCTTATCCTTGCTGCCAAGACCCATGCCGCACTGAACGGCAAATACTCGCCGGACATTGAAGATGTGCAGGCGGTAGCCACAGGTATATTGCGCCACCGTATTATAAAGAACTACAAGGCCGATGCAGAAGGCATTACCGAAGAAATGATAATCAAGAAGCTGTTTTAG
- a CDS encoding OmpA family protein, with product MKRTLFLLAFLFCMTTAFAQKLLKADRHYAAFEYMEAAKLYEDYLSDTKKPKPEVVAKAADSYYYINNMGSALRWYDKLYELQGDKMDDKHFHRYIMALRSEEKYAKADELMLKRLEMKGDAAMLENFNYQKTHLDSLNKMAPVYAVNNLAVNSAKADFGTAFYGDKIVYASSRDTVGKKTYSWNDQPFLVMYETNRDTVTGAFSKDKKFLPKGQTTYHNAAATFTPDLKTVYFSVNNVKKGNKLVDDEKGTNNIQIIKGQISGDKLLKQEKLPFCSEDYSVGHPALTHDGKYMLFVSDMPGGLGETDIYYVEIYSDGTFGKPVNAGPEINTIGREMFPFIKGDMLYFSSDGHYGLGGLDVFVAPVGDNMTFPLPQNLGRPINSNGDDFAFIISDKDTYGYLSSNRKGGEGDDDIYFFKKQKPVPCTYTVSGRVTNKKDGQPIAGVMILTQLNLSAASAITDTDGTYMFNVPCNLKITARAFKEGYSDDVKDIETGNISGELKNVDFVLSKYEELVKIEDNVEKIDINPIYFDFDQYYVTPQGAAELDKVVYVMQHFPDIVIKIESHTDSRGKDDYNMRLSDDRAKSTFSYIIAKGIDPKRIESVHGYGETRLRNKCSNDVECTEEEHQLNRRSDFIIVKK from the coding sequence ATGAAAAGAACATTATTTTTATTGGCTTTCCTTTTTTGCATGACCACCGCCTTTGCGCAAAAGCTACTGAAGGCCGACAGGCACTATGCTGCCTTCGAATACATGGAAGCCGCAAAGCTGTATGAGGACTATTTGTCGGATACCAAAAAACCAAAACCCGAAGTGGTTGCCAAAGCTGCCGACTCCTATTATTACATCAACAATATGGGGAGTGCGCTCCGTTGGTACGACAAGTTGTATGAGCTGCAGGGCGACAAGATGGATGACAAGCATTTCCATCGTTATATAATGGCATTGCGGTCGGAAGAGAAATATGCAAAAGCCGATGAGCTGATGCTGAAACGGCTGGAGATGAAAGGCGATGCTGCAATGCTGGAAAATTTTAATTACCAAAAAACACACCTTGACAGTCTTAATAAAATGGCGCCTGTTTATGCTGTAAACAACCTTGCGGTAAATTCTGCGAAAGCGGATTTTGGAACGGCATTCTATGGCGATAAAATAGTATATGCGTCGAGCCGAGACACCGTTGGCAAAAAGACGTATTCGTGGAACGACCAACCGTTTCTTGTGATGTATGAGACAAACAGGGACACGGTGACCGGGGCTTTTTCGAAAGACAAGAAATTTTTGCCGAAAGGCCAGACTACTTACCACAATGCGGCAGCTACTTTTACACCCGACCTTAAGACCGTTTATTTTAGTGTGAACAATGTAAAGAAAGGCAACAAGCTCGTTGACGATGAAAAGGGAACAAACAATATCCAGATCATAAAAGGGCAGATATCGGGTGATAAGTTGCTAAAGCAAGAAAAACTGCCGTTTTGCAGTGAAGATTATTCGGTGGGACATCCAGCTTTGACACACGATGGCAAGTATATGTTATTCGTGTCGGATATGCCGGGCGGGCTGGGCGAAACGGATATTTATTACGTAGAAATATACAGCGACGGCACATTTGGAAAGCCCGTAAACGCCGGGCCGGAAATCAATACGATAGGGCGGGAGATGTTTCCATTCATAAAGGGCGATATGCTTTACTTTTCTTCCGATGGGCATTATGGCCTGGGCGGGCTGGACGTGTTTGTAGCGCCTGTCGGGGATAATATGACATTCCCGCTTCCGCAGAATTTGGGCAGGCCCATAAACAGCAATGGTGATGACTTTGCTTTTATCATCAGCGATAAGGATACGTACGGGTATCTGTCTTCCAACAGGAAAGGCGGAGAAGGCGACGATGATATTTATTTCTTTAAGAAACAGAAGCCTGTGCCATGTACTTATACCGTATCTGGCCGTGTTACAAATAAAAAAGATGGGCAGCCTATAGCTGGAGTGATGATATTGACACAGTTAAATCTCTCTGCTGCTTCCGCGATAACTGACACAGATGGGACATATATGTTCAATGTACCGTGCAACTTAAAGATAACAGCTAGAGCTTTTAAAGAAGGTTATTCGGATGATGTAAAGGACATCGAAACGGGCAATATATCAGGTGAACTGAAAAATGTCGATTTTGTTTTGAGCAAGTACGAAGAACTGGTGAAGATCGAGGATAATGTAGAGAAGATCGACATCAATCCTATTTATTTTGATTTCGACCAATACTATGTGACTCCACAGGGCGCTGCCGAACTGGACAAAGTAGTGTATGTGATGCAGCACTTCCCGGATATCGTTATCAAAATAGAATCGCATACCGATTCCCGCGGGAAGGACGATTACAACATGCGCCTTTCGGATGACAGGGCCAAATCGACTTTCAGTTACATTATTGCCAAAGGCATCGACCCGAAACGCATCGAGAGCGTGCACGGATATGGCGAAACCCGCCTGCGCAACAAGTGTAGCAATGACGTGGAATGTACCGAAGAGGAGCACCAGCTGAACAGGAGGAGCGATTTTATTATTGTGAAGAAGTGA
- a CDS encoding PorP/SprF family type IX secretion system membrane protein, with translation MYQQTNSNHLITKLARWLPALLIVYALQLHAQQDPQYTQYMYNTLTVNPAYTGSTGNLEATLQHRTQWVGIDGAPQTQAFSIHSPMFDEHVGLGLSVVNDRLGPSNETYVNGNFSYTIPLGLDTKLAFGLRAGARMLNIDWSKGRAYQDGDPLLNTNINNRINPTIGSGIYVYDEKWYAGISVPNFLRSDYYNDVQEATVQDRLHYYVMGGYVFDLTEDVKFKPAVLAKIVSGSPLIVDASANFLLQDIVTLGVSYRWDDSVSGLAGFQITKGIFAGYSYDYSVTQLNKYNNGSHEIILRFQLVPNGSRIKSPRFF, from the coding sequence GTGTACCAACAAACAAACTCCAATCACCTGATAACGAAGCTGGCACGATGGCTGCCCGCACTCCTTATAGTGTATGCATTGCAGCTGCACGCCCAGCAGGACCCGCAGTACACGCAGTACATGTACAACACGCTCACGGTGAACCCGGCGTATACCGGTTCTACAGGCAACCTTGAAGCTACGCTGCAGCACCGCACGCAGTGGGTCGGCATCGATGGCGCGCCGCAAACGCAGGCTTTCAGCATTCATTCGCCTATGTTTGACGAGCACGTAGGATTGGGCCTTAGCGTGGTGAATGACAGGCTCGGGCCTTCGAACGAGACGTACGTCAACGGGAATTTCTCTTATACCATTCCCCTTGGGCTTGATACCAAGCTGGCGTTCGGGTTGCGTGCCGGTGCCAGGATGCTGAACATCGATTGGTCCAAAGGGCGGGCTTACCAGGACGGCGACCCGCTCCTTAATACAAACATCAATAACCGGATAAACCCTACCATCGGGTCGGGAATTTATGTTTACGACGAAAAATGGTATGCCGGTATTTCGGTGCCGAATTTTTTGCGGTCGGATTATTATAACGATGTGCAGGAGGCTACGGTGCAGGACCGGCTGCATTATTACGTAATGGGCGGCTATGTGTTCGACCTGACCGAAGATGTGAAGTTCAAGCCTGCGGTACTGGCTAAAATTGTTTCTGGTTCACCGCTCATCGTGGATGCGTCGGCCAACTTCCTGTTGCAGGATATTGTTACGCTGGGTGTTTCCTACCGTTGGGACGACTCCGTGAGCGGCTTGGCGGGTTTCCAGATCACGAAAGGCATCTTCGCGGGATATTCCTATGACTACTCGGTGACCCAGCTTAACAAATACAACAACGGTTCGCACGAGATTATCCTCAGGTTCCAATTGGTGCCCAACGGAAGCCGCATCAAATCGCCGCGATTCTTCTAA